Proteins found in one Cellulomonas palmilytica genomic segment:
- a CDS encoding Na+/H+ antiporter subunit D: MSDWTWVVPLPVVIPLFSAGLTLALYRRPRVQPVVSVTALALVLAASLVLLFQADNGPLVVDVGGWAAPVGINLVADRLSSLMLTISSAVTLCVLLYSLAQGRDDDEESAPVSIYHPTFLVLAAGVANAFLSGDLFNIYVGFEILLAASFVLITLGGTRDRIRAGTIYVVVALLSSVLFLVALAAIYAATGTVNLAQLSLRLPHIDPDVRLTLQVLLLLAFAVKAAVFPLSAWLPDSYPTAPAPVTAVFAGLLTKVGVYAIIRTQTLLFPGGQLDDVLMWAALATMVVGILGAVAQDDIKRLLSFTLVSHIGYMIFGIALSTEAGWTAAVYYVAHHITVQTALFLVVGLVERVGGSTSLTRLGGLAKIAPVLAILFFVPAMNLAGIPPLSGFLGKLGLLQAGVDAGTPLAYVLVVGSVVTSLLTLYALVKAWNKAFWQSPADTPRRAHLPFGMVGPTAALVLVGLTLTFAAGPLYAYTERAANAFTLRTTYIHAVLPDGERGEGESADVTEERAEEQPDEQPDEPATTGEHP; the protein is encoded by the coding sequence GTGAGCGACTGGACCTGGGTCGTCCCGCTCCCCGTCGTCATCCCCCTGTTCAGCGCGGGCCTGACGCTCGCGCTGTACCGCCGCCCGCGCGTGCAGCCGGTGGTCTCGGTCACCGCGCTCGCGCTCGTCCTGGCCGCGTCGCTCGTGCTGCTGTTCCAGGCGGACAACGGCCCGCTCGTCGTCGACGTGGGCGGCTGGGCCGCGCCCGTGGGCATCAACCTCGTCGCGGACCGGCTCTCGTCGCTCATGCTGACGATCTCGTCGGCCGTGACGCTCTGCGTCCTGCTGTACTCGCTCGCGCAGGGCCGGGACGACGACGAGGAGTCCGCACCCGTCTCGATCTACCACCCGACGTTCCTGGTGCTGGCCGCGGGCGTCGCCAACGCGTTCCTGTCGGGCGACCTGTTCAACATCTACGTCGGCTTCGAGATCCTGCTCGCGGCGTCGTTCGTGCTCATCACGCTCGGCGGCACGCGCGACCGGATCCGCGCGGGCACGATCTACGTCGTCGTCGCGCTGCTGTCCTCGGTGCTGTTCCTCGTCGCGCTCGCCGCGATCTACGCCGCGACCGGCACCGTGAACCTCGCGCAGCTCTCGCTGCGCCTGCCGCACATCGACCCGGACGTGCGCCTCACGCTGCAGGTGCTGCTGCTGCTCGCGTTCGCCGTCAAGGCGGCGGTGTTCCCGCTGTCCGCGTGGCTCCCGGACTCCTACCCGACCGCGCCCGCACCCGTGACCGCGGTGTTCGCCGGCCTGCTCACCAAGGTCGGCGTGTACGCGATCATCCGCACGCAGACGCTGCTGTTCCCCGGCGGGCAGCTCGACGACGTCCTCATGTGGGCCGCGCTCGCGACGATGGTCGTCGGGATCCTCGGCGCGGTCGCGCAGGACGACATCAAACGACTCCTGTCGTTCACGCTCGTGAGCCACATCGGCTACATGATCTTCGGCATCGCGCTGTCCACCGAGGCGGGGTGGACCGCGGCGGTGTACTACGTCGCGCACCACATCACCGTGCAGACCGCGCTGTTCCTCGTCGTCGGCCTCGTCGAGCGCGTGGGCGGGTCCACGTCGCTGACCCGCCTCGGCGGCCTGGCGAAGATCGCCCCCGTGCTCGCGATCCTGTTCTTCGTGCCCGCCATGAACCTCGCCGGCATCCCGCCGCTGTCCGGGTTCCTCGGCAAGCTCGGGCTGCTGCAGGCGGGCGTCGACGCGGGCACCCCGCTCGCGTACGTGCTCGTCGTCGGGTCCGTCGTGACGTCGCTGCTCACGCTGTACGCGCTCGTGAAGGCGTGGAACAAGGCGTTCTGGCAGTCGCCGGCCGACACCCCGCGCCGCGCGCACCTGCCGTTCGGCATGGTCGGCCCGACCGCCGCGCTCGTCCTCGTCGGCCTCACCCTGACGTTCGCCGCCGGTCCGCTGTACGCGTACACCGAGCGCGCCGCGAACGCGTTCACGCTGCGGACCACGTACATCCACGCGGTTCTGCCCGACGGCGAGCGCGGCGAGGGCGAGTCCGCGGACGTGACGGAGGAGAGGGCCGAGGAGCAGCCGGACGAGCAGCCCGACGAGCCCGCGACCACCGGGGAGCACCCGTGA
- a CDS encoding Na(+)/H(+) antiporter subunit C — protein MTPNVTLVIAIGVLFAAGVYLLLERSLSRVLIGVVLLGNGANLLFLVAGGRAGRPPIVGAADEGQMSDPLPQAMVLTAIVITLGMTAFLLAMAYRSWQLQRHDEVQDDVEDRRIARLAAIDERAVTDADTEATAQSLDEEAEEARDETDEGVVQP, from the coding sequence ATGACGCCCAACGTCACGCTCGTGATCGCGATCGGCGTGCTGTTCGCGGCCGGCGTGTACCTGCTGCTCGAGCGGTCCCTGTCGCGCGTCCTGATCGGCGTCGTGCTGCTCGGCAACGGCGCGAACCTGCTGTTCCTCGTGGCCGGCGGCCGCGCGGGCCGCCCGCCGATCGTCGGGGCCGCCGACGAGGGGCAGATGAGCGACCCGCTCCCGCAGGCCATGGTGCTCACCGCGATCGTCATCACGCTCGGCATGACCGCGTTCCTGCTCGCCATGGCGTACCGGTCGTGGCAGCTGCAGCGGCACGACGAGGTGCAGGACGACGTCGAGGACCGGCGCATCGCGCGCCTCGCGGCGATCGACGAACGCGCGGTCACGGACGCCGACACCGAGGCGACCGCGCAGTCCCTGGACGAGGAGGCCGAAGAGGCCCGCGACGAGACCGACGAGGGGGTGGTGCAGCCGTGA
- a CDS encoding Na+/H+ antiporter subunit A, with translation MLLLLVIHLAAALAAPTLVRLWGRKAFWALALAPASAAAWALSWTSQVQSGKGPVESIEWISQLGLGLTFRLDTLAWLMTLVVGGVGALVLVYCAAYFSASAQGLGRFGGVFVAFAGAMLGLVTSDDMILMFVFWELTTVTSYLLIGHYSDRKASRRAAMQAIVITTAGGLAMLVGVVLLGEAAGTYRLSEVVADPPGGATATAAIACLLAGAATKSALIPFHFWLPAAMAAPTPVSAYLHAAAMVKAGVYLVARFAPAYSQHALWRWVVVVLGCGTLLLGGYRALRQHDLKLVLAFGTVSQLGLITLLVGLGTRATALAGLAMLGAHAMFKATLFLVVGVVDAATGTRDLRRLSGVGKELKLTALAGALGTASMIGLPPFAGYVAKEAGLEAIEHLDDHAVGLIVLVSVAVGSVLTVAYGLRLWWGAFATKRAVIPESALADAAAATQADGARGPGTTSAVATQPDAEPAAVSHPSLLLVWPAMILGLLGLVAALLPQLGEHLLEPYADTLHVGEPGHLALWAGFTPTFVLTLVILGAGAALFTVRERVEVLQGRTTYRGPDADHLYRRFMRRLDDVAADVTATTQRGSLPLYLGIVLVVFVLAVGGSLLAGGRWPASVRAWDHPGQAVFAAAAVVSAVLVARARRRLKAVILLGIGGYAVAGLFLLQGAPDLALTQVLTETVTLVVFVLVLRRIPPYFSDRPLAASRWLRLALGLAVGLTAAGVALVAPWARVHAPVTEHFADEAVSWGGGKNIVNVTLVDIRAWDTMGEISVLLVAATGVASLVFLSRRTGQIFRAKDALNERKVWAGTDPMAALRRATDQARVDAPATNRVWLRAVATLAPQRRSVIFEVVVRLLFHTMVVYSVFLLFSGHNAPGGGFAAGLVTGIALIVRYLAGGRYELGEAAPVQPGLLLGTGLFLSAGVGLVGLVVGGSVLRSWIIDFHVPLLGHVHLVTSLFFDIGVYLVVIGLVLDILRSLGAELDRRAETGEDPAFAEGADVLTGAGERR, from the coding sequence GTGCTGCTGCTGCTCGTCATCCACCTCGCAGCAGCCCTCGCCGCGCCCACGCTCGTCCGGCTCTGGGGCCGCAAGGCGTTCTGGGCGCTCGCGCTCGCGCCGGCCTCCGCGGCCGCGTGGGCGCTGAGCTGGACCTCGCAGGTCCAGTCGGGCAAAGGCCCTGTCGAGAGCATCGAGTGGATCAGCCAGCTCGGGCTGGGGCTGACGTTCCGGCTCGACACGCTCGCGTGGCTCATGACGCTCGTCGTCGGCGGCGTCGGTGCGCTCGTGCTCGTCTACTGCGCCGCGTACTTCTCCGCGTCCGCGCAGGGGCTGGGGCGGTTCGGCGGGGTGTTCGTCGCGTTCGCGGGCGCGATGCTCGGGCTCGTCACGTCCGACGACATGATCCTCATGTTCGTGTTCTGGGAGCTGACGACCGTCACCTCCTACCTGCTGATCGGCCACTACAGCGACCGCAAGGCGAGCCGCCGCGCGGCCATGCAGGCGATCGTCATCACGACCGCGGGCGGGCTGGCGATGCTCGTCGGCGTGGTGCTGCTCGGCGAGGCCGCGGGCACGTACCGGCTGAGCGAGGTGGTCGCGGACCCGCCCGGCGGTGCGACCGCGACCGCCGCGATCGCGTGCCTGCTCGCGGGGGCCGCGACGAAGTCCGCGCTCATCCCGTTCCACTTCTGGCTGCCCGCCGCGATGGCCGCGCCGACGCCCGTCTCGGCGTACCTGCACGCCGCGGCGATGGTGAAGGCCGGCGTCTACCTCGTCGCGCGGTTCGCGCCCGCGTACTCGCAGCACGCGCTGTGGCGGTGGGTGGTCGTGGTGCTCGGGTGCGGCACGCTGCTGCTCGGCGGGTACCGCGCGCTGCGCCAGCACGACCTCAAGCTCGTCCTCGCGTTCGGCACGGTGTCCCAGCTCGGGCTCATCACGCTGCTCGTCGGGCTCGGCACGCGCGCCACGGCGCTCGCGGGGCTGGCGATGCTCGGCGCGCACGCGATGTTCAAGGCGACGCTGTTCCTCGTCGTCGGCGTGGTCGACGCCGCGACCGGCACGCGTGACCTGCGGCGCCTGTCGGGCGTCGGCAAGGAGCTCAAGCTCACCGCGCTCGCGGGCGCGCTCGGCACCGCGAGCATGATCGGCCTGCCGCCGTTCGCGGGGTACGTCGCCAAAGAGGCGGGGCTCGAGGCGATCGAGCACCTCGACGACCACGCGGTCGGGCTGATCGTGCTCGTGTCCGTCGCGGTCGGGTCGGTGCTGACCGTCGCGTACGGGCTGCGGCTGTGGTGGGGCGCGTTCGCGACGAAGCGCGCGGTCATCCCCGAGTCGGCGCTCGCGGACGCCGCGGCGGCGACCCAGGCGGACGGCGCACGCGGCCCGGGCACGACGAGCGCCGTGGCGACCCAGCCCGACGCCGAGCCCGCCGCGGTCTCGCACCCGTCGCTGCTGCTCGTGTGGCCCGCGATGATCCTCGGCCTGCTCGGCCTGGTCGCGGCGCTCCTGCCGCAGCTCGGCGAGCACCTGCTCGAGCCGTACGCGGACACGCTGCACGTGGGCGAGCCCGGCCACCTCGCGCTGTGGGCCGGGTTCACGCCGACGTTCGTGCTGACGCTCGTCATCCTCGGCGCGGGGGCGGCGCTGTTCACGGTGCGTGAGCGCGTCGAGGTGCTGCAGGGCCGCACCACGTACCGCGGCCCCGACGCGGACCACCTGTACCGGCGGTTCATGCGTCGCCTCGACGACGTCGCGGCGGACGTCACCGCGACCACGCAGCGTGGTTCGCTGCCGCTGTACCTGGGCATCGTGCTCGTCGTGTTCGTCCTCGCGGTCGGCGGGAGCCTGCTCGCGGGCGGCCGGTGGCCCGCGTCGGTGCGGGCGTGGGACCACCCCGGGCAGGCGGTGTTCGCGGCGGCCGCGGTCGTCTCGGCGGTGCTCGTCGCGCGTGCTCGTCGTCGCCTCAAGGCCGTGATCCTGCTGGGCATCGGCGGGTACGCGGTCGCGGGCCTGTTCCTGCTGCAGGGCGCGCCGGACCTGGCGCTCACGCAGGTGCTGACCGAGACCGTCACGCTCGTCGTGTTCGTGCTCGTGCTGCGCCGCATCCCGCCGTACTTCTCCGACCGCCCGCTCGCGGCGTCGCGCTGGCTGCGGCTCGCGCTGGGCCTCGCGGTCGGTCTCACCGCGGCGGGGGTCGCGCTCGTCGCACCGTGGGCCCGCGTGCACGCGCCCGTCACCGAGCACTTCGCCGACGAGGCCGTGAGCTGGGGCGGCGGCAAGAACATCGTGAACGTGACGCTCGTCGACATCCGCGCGTGGGACACCATGGGCGAGATCTCGGTGCTGCTGGTCGCGGCCACCGGTGTCGCGTCGCTCGTCTTCCTCTCGCGCCGCACGGGGCAGATCTTCCGCGCCAAGGACGCGCTCAACGAGCGCAAGGTCTGGGCGGGCACGGACCCGATGGCGGCGCTGCGCCGCGCCACGGACCAGGCGCGCGTCGACGCGCCCGCGACCAACCGGGTGTGGCTGCGCGCGGTCGCCACGCTCGCGCCGCAGCGGCGCTCGGTGATCTTCGAGGTCGTCGTGCGGCTCCTGTTCCACACGATGGTCGTGTACTCGGTGTTCCTGCTGTTCAGCGGCCACAACGCACCCGGCGGCGGGTTCGCCGCGGGCCTGGTGACGGGCATCGCGCTGATCGTGCGCTACCTCGCGGGCGGGCGGTACGAGCTCGGCGAGGCCGCGCCCGTGCAGCCCGGTCTGCTGCTCGGCACGGGGCTGTTCCTCTCGGCCGGCGTGGGGCTCGTCGGGCTCGTCGTCGGCGGGTCGGTGCTGCGGTCGTGGATCATCGACTTCCACGTGCCGCTGCTCGGCCACGTGCACCTGGTGACGAGCCTGTTCTTCGACATCGGCGTGTACCTCGTCGTCATCGGCCTGGTGCTCGACATCCTGCGCTCGCTGGGTGCCGAGCTCGACCGTCGCGCCGAGACGGGCGAGGACCCGGCGTTCGCCGAGGGTGCCGACGTCCTCACCGGGGCGGGTGAGCGCCGGTGA
- a CDS encoding (Fe-S)-binding protein — MNGVQWVGLVVVVAATVAGVWSFARGVTTIVRTVAVGRPAPGRLSPVGTRLATLAREVLGHGRFQHRPVVRAAHWVVMVSFPVLFVTVATAYVQVVDPSGALPLVGHLWPLEWAVEALAWTSLVGIVALFVLRLRIRPRTAQPLEQQRRSRFFGSTQWQAFYVEATIAAVVVAVIALRALEYALQAQAGEGSASALHFPLTAWLGEAWVGATTSALETAVVVLATVKIVISMAWLVVIGLQPTMGVAWHRFLALVNVYARREPDGTPALGPLQPLTLADGTPVDLAALEDLPDDARLGVGAIEDFTWKGLLDFSTCTECGRCQDQCPAWATGKPLSPKLVTLSLRDHAAATAPYLRATDGTRTLDDEHAGLDLIGTGVIDPDALWACTTCGACVQQCPVDIEHVDAIVDMRRYQVLMESAFPKELGGTFTKLERQGNPWGLPARARLDWAKGLDFEVPVVGNDVESAADVDYLFWVGCAGAYEDRAKRTTRAVVELLHAAGVSFAVLGDGETCTGDPARRAGNELLYQMLAAQNVEVLNEVGATRIVVTCAHCFNTISREYPQLGGRYEVVHHTVLLDQLIGDGRLTLLPADDERTVTYHDPCYLGRHNQVYSPPRELLGAIPGVQVKEMPRSGADSFCCGAGGARVWMEESIGTRISTARATEALATGADVIATACPYCTVMLTDGVAAARTADAGSSSGAQSGTQVGVPEVADIAVLLRDRLAHTP; from the coding sequence GTGAACGGGGTGCAGTGGGTGGGGCTCGTGGTCGTCGTCGCGGCGACCGTCGCCGGCGTGTGGTCGTTCGCCCGCGGGGTCACGACGATCGTGCGGACCGTCGCCGTCGGGCGTCCCGCTCCGGGGCGCCTGTCCCCGGTGGGCACGCGCCTGGCGACCCTCGCGCGCGAGGTGCTCGGGCACGGGCGGTTCCAGCACCGGCCGGTGGTGCGCGCCGCGCACTGGGTGGTCATGGTCTCGTTCCCCGTGCTGTTCGTGACGGTCGCGACCGCCTACGTGCAGGTCGTCGACCCGTCCGGCGCGCTCCCGCTCGTCGGGCACCTGTGGCCGCTCGAGTGGGCGGTCGAGGCGCTCGCGTGGACCTCGCTCGTCGGGATCGTCGCGCTGTTCGTCCTGCGCCTGCGCATCCGCCCCCGCACCGCGCAGCCGCTCGAGCAGCAGCGCCGCTCGCGGTTCTTCGGCTCGACGCAGTGGCAGGCGTTCTACGTCGAGGCGACGATCGCCGCGGTCGTCGTCGCCGTCATCGCGCTGCGCGCCCTGGAGTACGCGCTGCAGGCGCAGGCCGGTGAGGGTTCCGCGAGCGCGTTGCACTTCCCGCTCACGGCCTGGCTGGGCGAGGCGTGGGTGGGCGCGACGACGAGCGCGCTCGAGACCGCGGTCGTCGTGCTCGCGACCGTGAAGATCGTCATCTCCATGGCGTGGCTGGTCGTCATCGGCCTGCAGCCCACCATGGGCGTCGCGTGGCACCGGTTCCTCGCGCTCGTCAACGTGTACGCGCGCCGTGAGCCGGACGGCACACCCGCGCTCGGCCCGCTGCAGCCGCTCACGCTCGCCGACGGCACCCCGGTGGACCTCGCGGCCCTCGAGGACCTGCCCGACGACGCGCGCCTGGGCGTCGGCGCGATCGAGGACTTCACGTGGAAGGGCCTGCTCGATTTCTCGACGTGCACCGAGTGCGGCCGCTGCCAGGACCAGTGCCCCGCGTGGGCCACGGGCAAGCCGCTGTCCCCCAAGCTCGTCACGCTGTCGCTGCGCGACCACGCCGCCGCGACCGCCCCCTACCTGCGCGCAACGGACGGCACGCGCACGCTCGACGACGAGCACGCGGGCCTCGACCTCATCGGCACGGGCGTGATCGACCCCGACGCGCTGTGGGCGTGCACCACGTGCGGTGCGTGCGTGCAGCAGTGCCCCGTCGACATCGAGCACGTCGACGCGATCGTCGACATGCGCCGCTACCAGGTGCTCATGGAGTCCGCGTTCCCCAAGGAGCTCGGCGGCACGTTCACCAAGCTCGAACGCCAGGGCAACCCGTGGGGGCTGCCCGCGCGTGCGCGCCTCGACTGGGCCAAGGGCCTCGACTTCGAGGTGCCCGTCGTCGGGAACGACGTCGAGTCGGCCGCGGACGTCGACTACCTGTTCTGGGTCGGCTGCGCGGGCGCGTACGAGGACCGCGCCAAGCGCACGACGAGGGCCGTGGTCGAGCTCCTGCACGCCGCGGGGGTGTCGTTCGCGGTGCTCGGTGACGGCGAGACGTGCACGGGCGACCCGGCCCGCCGCGCGGGCAACGAGCTGCTCTACCAGATGCTCGCCGCGCAGAACGTCGAGGTGCTGAACGAGGTCGGCGCGACGCGCATCGTCGTGACCTGCGCGCACTGCTTCAACACCATCAGCCGCGAGTACCCGCAGCTCGGCGGCCGGTACGAGGTCGTCCACCACACCGTGCTGCTCGACCAGCTCATCGGCGACGGTCGCCTCACGCTCCTGCCCGCCGACGACGAGCGCACCGTCACCTACCACGACCCGTGCTACCTGGGCCGGCACAACCAGGTGTACTCCCCGCCGCGCGAGCTGCTCGGTGCGATCCCCGGCGTGCAGGTGAAGGAGATGCCGCGCTCGGGCGCGGACTCGTTCTGCTGCGGCGCGGGCGGCGCGCGCGTGTGGATGGAGGAGTCCATCGGCACGCGCATCTCGACGGCCCGCGCGACCGAGGCCCTCGCCACGGGCGCGGACGTCATCGCGACCGCCTGCCCCTACTGCACCGTGATGCTCACCGACGGCGTCGCCGCCGCCCGCACGGCCGACGCGGGCTCGTCGTCGGGCGCGCAGTCCGGCACCCAGGTGGGCGTCCCGGAGGTCGCCGACATCGCCGTCCTCCTCCGCGACCGCCTGGCCCACACCCCCTGA
- a CDS encoding FAD-binding oxidoreductase — MSVLDGLAGILPDDVLVLDEAAVAARAHDEAAAAPLADGAALALVRARSTDDVAATLRVAHAHGVPVVPQGALTGLAGAADAVPGAILLDLSGMDRVLRIDPVDQVAVVEPGVLVADLQAAVAEQGLFYPPDPASASRATVGGTIATNAGGMRCVKYGVTRDFVRSLQVVLADGTVLDTRATTVKAVAGYDLTGLVVGSEGTLAVVTQATLGLLPAPGPERGVSATFASVPDALAAAVAIVGGPHRPSTLELLDGVVAGAVAAYAPSAGVPEGAGAWLLAVTDERGDATATLDAYADAMRAAGALAVEVGASPEALDSLLAARRAFQPAMRALRGGSLNGDVSVPRSRLGELIDRLADIAAARGVLVATGGHVGDGNLHPVVAFDPADPAQTVAAHAAMSDVLRLARSLGGTVTGEHGIGVEKLEALDDELGPDVRALQRAIKTAFDPTGILNPGKKL, encoded by the coding sequence ATGAGCGTGCTCGACGGGCTCGCGGGGATCCTTCCCGACGACGTGCTCGTGCTCGACGAGGCGGCCGTCGCGGCGCGCGCGCACGACGAGGCCGCGGCCGCACCCCTCGCCGACGGCGCGGCGCTCGCGCTGGTCCGGGCGCGCTCGACCGACGACGTCGCCGCGACCCTGCGCGTGGCGCACGCCCACGGCGTGCCCGTGGTGCCCCAGGGCGCGCTGACCGGCCTGGCCGGCGCCGCCGACGCCGTGCCCGGCGCGATCCTGCTCGACCTGTCCGGCATGGACCGCGTGCTGCGCATCGACCCCGTCGACCAGGTCGCCGTGGTCGAGCCGGGCGTGCTCGTCGCGGACCTGCAGGCCGCGGTCGCGGAGCAGGGCCTGTTCTACCCGCCGGACCCGGCGTCCGCGTCGCGCGCCACGGTGGGCGGGACGATCGCGACGAACGCCGGCGGCATGCGCTGCGTGAAGTACGGCGTGACCAGGGACTTCGTGCGCTCGCTGCAGGTCGTGCTCGCCGACGGCACGGTGCTCGACACGCGCGCGACCACCGTGAAGGCCGTCGCCGGGTACGACCTGACCGGGCTCGTCGTCGGGTCCGAGGGGACGCTCGCCGTCGTCACGCAGGCCACGCTCGGCCTGCTACCCGCGCCCGGTCCGGAGCGGGGTGTCTCCGCGACGTTCGCCTCGGTGCCCGACGCGCTCGCCGCGGCCGTCGCGATCGTCGGCGGCCCGCACCGGCCGTCCACGCTCGAGCTGCTCGACGGCGTGGTCGCCGGGGCCGTCGCCGCGTACGCGCCGTCCGCCGGGGTCCCGGAGGGCGCCGGCGCGTGGCTGCTGGCCGTGACCGACGAGCGCGGCGACGCGACCGCGACGCTCGACGCCTACGCCGACGCCATGCGCGCAGCCGGTGCGCTGGCCGTCGAGGTCGGCGCGTCGCCCGAGGCGCTCGACTCGCTGCTCGCTGCGCGTCGCGCGTTCCAGCCCGCGATGCGCGCGCTGCGCGGCGGGTCCCTCAACGGCGACGTGTCAGTCCCGCGCTCGCGGCTGGGAGAGCTCATCGACCGGCTCGCGGACATCGCGGCCGCGCGCGGTGTGCTCGTCGCGACCGGCGGCCACGTCGGCGACGGCAACCTGCACCCCGTCGTCGCGTTCGACCCCGCCGACCCCGCGCAGACCGTCGCCGCGCACGCCGCGATGAGCGACGTCCTGCGCCTCGCGCGCTCCCTGGGCGGCACGGTCACGGGTGAGCACGGCATCGGCGTCGAGAAGCTCGAGGCCCTCGACGACGAGCTCGGCCCGGACGTCCGCGCCCTCCAGCGCGCCATCAAGACCGCCTTCGACCCCACGGGCATCCTCAACCCCGGCAAGAAACTCTGA
- a CDS encoding LVIVD repeat-containing protein gives MTHTPDHAHGFSFLGHSDQGGRPDGCQVMVVDGFAYVAHAFSGGLSVIDVRDPRDPRTVGFVAAPPGTWSVHLQAAEGLLLVVNAKDLFADTEFQVESDYYTRSVGQPALQAERGYAAGLRVFDISTPGQPREIAFMPVEGVGLHRLWYTGGRWAYASALLDGFTDYILLTIDLADPAHPVPAGRWWLPGMHEAGGETPTWDTDRWRYGLHHAIVDGDTAYASWRDGGLTILDVADRTAPRLVAARNWTEPFGGGTHTALPLPGRDLLLVADEAIADDGADGDKRTWVLDIRNPANPWPISTFPQPADEDYLAKGGHFGPHNLHENRPGSFVSETLAFATYQNAGVRAYDLTDPYRPQEVAWWVPPAPVRMVDTRPGRPRVVQSFDVFVDAELRAYVTDYNAGLYVLQYEGEAR, from the coding sequence ATGACCCACACACCCGACCACGCGCACGGGTTCTCGTTCCTGGGGCACAGCGACCAGGGCGGGCGGCCCGACGGCTGCCAGGTGATGGTCGTCGACGGGTTCGCGTACGTGGCGCACGCGTTCTCCGGCGGCCTCTCGGTGATCGACGTCCGCGACCCGCGCGACCCGAGGACCGTCGGGTTCGTCGCCGCGCCCCCGGGCACCTGGTCGGTGCACCTGCAGGCGGCCGAGGGGCTGCTGCTCGTCGTGAACGCGAAGGACCTGTTCGCGGACACCGAGTTCCAGGTCGAGTCCGACTACTACACGCGCTCGGTGGGGCAGCCCGCGCTGCAGGCCGAGCGCGGGTACGCCGCCGGGCTGCGCGTGTTCGACATCTCGACGCCCGGGCAGCCGCGCGAGATCGCGTTCATGCCCGTGGAGGGCGTGGGCCTGCACCGGCTCTGGTACACCGGCGGGCGGTGGGCGTACGCGTCCGCGCTGCTCGACGGGTTCACCGACTACATCCTGCTGACGATCGACCTCGCGGACCCCGCGCACCCGGTCCCCGCCGGGCGCTGGTGGCTGCCGGGCATGCACGAGGCCGGCGGCGAGACCCCGACGTGGGACACCGACCGCTGGCGGTACGGCCTGCACCACGCGATCGTCGACGGCGACACCGCCTACGCGTCGTGGCGCGACGGCGGCCTGACGATCCTCGACGTCGCCGACCGGACCGCCCCGCGCCTGGTCGCCGCCCGCAACTGGACCGAGCCGTTCGGCGGCGGCACGCACACCGCGCTGCCCCTGCCGGGCCGGGACCTGCTGCTGGTGGCCGACGAGGCGATCGCCGACGACGGCGCGGACGGCGACAAGCGCACGTGGGTGCTCGACATCCGCAACCCCGCCAACCCGTGGCCGATCTCGACGTTCCCGCAGCCCGCCGACGAGGACTACCTCGCCAAGGGCGGCCACTTCGGCCCGCACAACCTGCACGAGAACCGGCCCGGCTCGTTCGTCTCCGAGACCCTCGCGTTCGCGACCTACCAGAACGCCGGCGTGCGGGCCTACGACCTCACCGACCCGTACCGACCGCAGGAGGTCGCGTGGTGGGTCCCGCCCGCGCCCGTGCGGATGGTCGACACGCGCCCCGGCCGGCCGCGGGTCGTCCAGAGCTTCGACGTGTTCGTCGACGCCGAGCTGCGCGCGTACGTCACGGACTACAACGCGGGGCTGTACGTGCTGCAGTACGAGGGGGAGGCGCGATGA
- a CDS encoding ABC transporter permease, which produces MTSTATPTVTPTTVPVATRSRRADLTRRYAALGVIVALIVFFAVVNDNFLTFKNFTDILKSVSVSAFLALGVTFSLVVDGFDVSIGSTASLATIGAAAAMVYYQQELFVAILVPLLLGVLVGLANAALVVKLRLPDLLATLAMLFVVNGIQLTYTSGYSIYAGVEHDGAPAPGIVIPSFLRIGQGTLLGLPFAAVLLLVVVVVAHLFLTRTTTGRHMYMVGGNVEAARHFGLPVGRLKTLAYVLSGLLAAIGGIVLTSRIGSGQVSAGAPMLMDAVAAAYVGYAIFGQKRPSVVGTLLGALLIGILLNGLTMMSVPYYAQDIVKGGVFVVALAFAFWRRKEA; this is translated from the coding sequence ATGACCAGCACCGCCACCCCGACCGTCACCCCGACGACCGTTCCGGTCGCCACGCGCAGCCGCCGCGCGGACCTCACGCGCCGGTACGCCGCGCTCGGCGTGATCGTGGCGCTGATCGTGTTCTTCGCGGTGGTCAACGACAACTTCCTGACGTTCAAGAACTTCACCGACATCCTCAAGTCGGTGTCGGTCTCGGCGTTCCTCGCGCTCGGCGTGACGTTCTCGCTCGTCGTCGACGGGTTCGACGTGTCGATCGGCTCGACGGCGTCGCTCGCGACGATCGGCGCCGCGGCCGCGATGGTCTACTACCAGCAGGAGCTGTTCGTCGCGATCCTCGTGCCGCTGCTGCTGGGCGTGCTGGTCGGGCTGGCCAACGCCGCGCTCGTCGTGAAGCTGCGCCTGCCGGACCTGCTCGCGACGCTCGCGATGCTGTTCGTCGTCAACGGGATCCAGCTGACGTACACGTCGGGGTACTCGATCTACGCGGGCGTCGAGCACGACGGCGCCCCGGCGCCGGGCATCGTCATCCCGTCGTTCCTGAGGATCGGCCAGGGCACGCTGCTGGGGCTGCCGTTCGCGGCGGTGCTGCTGCTCGTCGTCGTCGTGGTCGCGCACCTGTTCCTCACGCGTACGACGACCGGGCGGCACATGTACATGGTCGGCGGGAACGTCGAGGCGGCGCGGCACTTCGGTCTGCCGGTGGGGCGGCTCAAGACGCTCGCGTACGTGCTGTCGGGGCTGCTGGCCGCGATCGGCGGGATCGTGCTGACGTCGCGGATCGGCTCGGGGCAGGTGTCCGCGGGGGCGCCGATGCTCATGGACGCGGTCGCGGCCGCGTACGTGGGGTACGCGATCTTCGGGCAGAAGCGCCCGAGCGTCGTCGGCACGCTGCTCGGCGCCCTGCTCATCGGGATCCTGCTCAACGGGCTGACGATGATGAGCGTCCCGTACTACGCGCAGGACATCGTCAAGGGCGGCGTGTTCGTCGTCGCGCTCGCGTTCGCGTTCTGGCGCCGCAAGGAGGCCTGA